From one Luteolibacter sp. SL250 genomic stretch:
- a CDS encoding DUF2383 domain-containing protein has product MKTTESNESCIRVCNSLLRGELSAVETYSLAINHYAGKPAVAELQKIRTEHALSAARLSQNVREMGGTPEEESGAWGVFAKVVQGTANLFGEDSALESLKKGEEKGRSDYEAALEGEEMMPSHKEAVRSELLPRINHHIAALDRLEKLA; this is encoded by the coding sequence ATGAAAACCACCGAATCGAACGAATCCTGCATCCGGGTCTGCAACAGCCTGCTCCGCGGTGAGCTTTCTGCCGTCGAGACCTACTCGCTTGCCATCAACCACTACGCCGGAAAGCCCGCTGTCGCGGAACTGCAGAAGATCCGGACGGAACATGCCCTCTCCGCAGCCCGCCTTTCGCAGAACGTGCGGGAGATGGGTGGCACCCCGGAGGAGGAGTCAGGTGCTTGGGGTGTTTTCGCGAAGGTGGTCCAGGGAACCGCCAATCTGTTCGGCGAGGACTCCGCCCTGGAATCCCTCAAGAAGGGCGAGGAAAAAGGCCGTTCCGACTATGAGGCGGCGCTGGAAGGGGAAGAAATGATGCCTTCACACAAGGAGGCGGTCCGCAGCGAATTGCTCCCCCGGATCAACCACCACATTGCGGCGCTCGACCGTCTTGAAAAGCTGGCCTGA